A segment of the Salifodinibacter halophilus genome:
GCAGGCGCTGACGGTGCCGGCGAACCTCGACGACGCCGAGCGCGTGCGTCGCGGCGCCGGCAACTATGCGGCGATGTGCGCGGGCTGCCATCTCAGCCCGGGCGCCGGCCCGAGCGAGCTCGCGCTCG
Coding sequences within it:
- a CDS encoding cytochrome c, with translation MLEYARERSIAVRAQALTVPANLDDAERVRRGAGNYAAMCAGCHLSPGAGPSELAL